The DNA segment CTCACATAATGTGCGGAGTTGGAGACGTTGAGAAGTATGTTTTGCTTCCGGGAGATCCTAAGAGAGTGGAGAAAATCGCCACGTTTTTCGATGAGGCACACAAAGTTGCAGATTACCGAGGTTTTGTGACGTACTCAGGGAAAGTGGATGGAATAGGAATCTCGGCTTGTTCAACTGGAATCGGATGTCCGTCTGCAGCCATCGTGGTTGAGGAACTAACCAAAATAGGCGCCGAGACTTTGATTAGAGTTGGCACCACAGGCTCTCTTCAGCAAAACATAAACATGGGAGACATTGTCATCGCAACCGCGGCTGTACGCGCTGATGGTGCCAGCAAAGCGTTTATGCCGGTTGAGTACCCGGCGGTGGCGAGTTTTGATGTAACTTCAGCTTTGATTCAGGCAGCTGGGAAATTCAGGAGAAAGGTTCATGCGGGCATTGTCTTGAGTTCAGATGCTTTCTACTGTGACGACTCGGAAGCTACAAAGCAGTTTGTTGTTGGAAACGTGTTGTCGGTTGAGATGGAGTCCTCAGTTATTTTCACACTGACAGGGATGAAGCGACTGAAGTCTGGGTCCATTCTGGCAGTGGACTGCAACATCTCAAAAGGGATTAAGAAAGGCGAGTTTGAGCCCGGGCAAAAGTGCGGAGAACATGATGATCGGGTTCAGAAAGCCATTGAAGACGAAATCAAAATCACCATTGAAGCTGTAAAACTGCTTGACCGTCATCCTTTAACGTAAGGTTTGTAGTTGCTCGGTGGAACTGCTTTCCCAACTATGCCAGCTAGGACAGCTACGGTAAGTATGTATGGTATGGTCAGGATGATTTGTGGTGGAAGCAAGCCCAGAGCCTGAAGCCTCATCTGTAACGCGTCTGCAAAACCGAACATGACACTGGCTCCAAAAGCGCCGAAAGGCATCCACTTTCCGAAGATCATGGCTGCCAACGCTATGAAGCCTCGTCCGCCAGTCATTCCCCACGCAAAAAGACTCAGGTGACCTAATGACAGAAATGCTCCGCCTAGTCCAGCCAACATTCCGCTTATTATGAGGCAAAGGTATTTTGTTTTGTAGACGTTTATTCCAGCTGTGTCTGCGGCGTCAGGGCGCTCTCCAACCGCTCTTATCCTCAACCCTAATGGAGTTTTGAACAAGACAATGTAGGAGACAACGGTTATGATGAGCAATAAGTAGACTAGGGGCGTGTGGACTCCGAGTATGGCTCCGATGACAGGCACGTCTTTCAAAAGCGGAATAGATATCACTGGTAGCCCTTGCACGCTATCTGATGCGCCTCTTGAGCCCCATATGATCTGACTCATGTAAGCGGTGAATCCCAACGCAAAGATGTTTATTCCCGTGCCACTCACGATCTGGTCGCCTGCGAATTTCACGGTTATAACTCCATGAAGAAGCCCTAGTAGGCCGCCGGCTAGTATGGCTGCGAGGACTCCGAGCCAAGGGCTACCTAAGAAGTGGCTTACGGCGACGCCTGTGAAGGCTCCTGTTAGCATCATGCCTTCTAATCCTATGTTGACGACGCCTGCTCTTTCGGAGAATATGCCGCCGAGTGCTCCGTAGGCTATGGGAGTTGCCATTCTGAGTGTTGCGGCAAACAATCCCACGTTGATTAGGTCTATGAGCTCAACCATTTTACTCCGCCTCTTTTCAGAAGGTATTTTATCAGCATTGGCGCGGCTACGAATAGGATGACTAACGCTTGAAGAATGGATACAATGTCAAGAGGAACATGCATTGTTCGGGTCATTGTCATGCCGCCGCTTCTTAATGCTCCAAACAGCACTGATGCGAGTACGATGCCAGCTGGGTTAAGGCCGCCGACTAGAGCCACAGCTAACCCGTCCCAGCCGTAGCCGGGAGAGAAGCCTTCTATGAATCGTTTGTGAACGCCCAGCACTTCGCCTGCCCCGCCAAGTCCAGCCATTGCCCCGCTTACGATCAATGCCAGAATGATGCCTTTCTTTATCCGAATGCCGCCGCTTTCGGCGGCGCTCGGGTTTAGCCCTATTGCCCTCACTTCATAGCCAATTGTGGTCCGGCAAAGCGTGTAATGTGTTGCCCCAGCCAACAGCACAGCTAAGACAATTGAGAGAGAAAGCTGAGTTGGCGGAAGAATTCGCGGGAGCTCAGCAGATGGTGAAATTAGTATGGTTTGAGCCACCCACCCGGGCGCTTTGAACGGGTAGTTAACCATGTAACCAGTTATGTACAAGGCCACGTAGCTTAGCATCATTGTTGTGATAACCTCGTGTGCTCCAAGCCTTGCTTTCAGGACGGCTGGGACGAAGCCCCACATTGCACCGCCTAGTGCTCCTGCAATCAATGCTAAGGGTATGTGAATGAAGAAAGGCAGTCCGTTGAAGGATATACCGATTAGTGCTGCGAAAAAGGCTCCAACTAGAAATTGGCCTTCAGCTCCTATGTTAAAGAGGCCGCATTTATACGCAAAGAGGAATGCCAGCGCAGTGAAGATAATTGGCGTCGCCTGTGTGAACGTTTGTCCGATTCCGAAGGTGTCGCCGAATGCGCCTACTAACATTGCTGCATATGCTTCGAGAGGATTGTACCCTGTCAACAGCAGAGTGATCGCCCCAACCACAAACGCCAATAGGATAGCAATCATCTGGGGCAGTAGCTTGGGCACATTCGCCCTCAACTCAGTCAGTAGTCTCTGAAATAGTCTTCTCGCCTGCAGATTCAGCTTGTTCTTCCGATCAGTCAGGCTTGCCACCGGCCATTAGGAGTCCTAGTTCGGATTCGCTTGCTTTTTCAGGGTCTTTAAAAGCTACTATTCGACCTTCGTATATCACTGCGATTCTATCGCTCAAAGCCCATATTTCGTCTAGGTCAGCCGAAATCAGTAAAACCGCGCACCCTTTATTGCGCATGTCTACAAGTTTGCCGCGGACGTATTCGGTTGCGCCAATGTCCAAGCCGCGAGTTGGCTGAGAAGCAATAATCAGTTTCGGGTTCCTACTGAACTCTCTTGCCAAGACTACTCTCTGTTGGGTTCCGCCTGACAAATGCTGAGCCAGAGTGTCCTTATCGGGCGTTTTTATGGAGAATTCCTCGATCAGTCTTTTTGCGTAAGTTGAGGCTTCTTCAATGTTGATTACGAAGCTGGTTGCAAAAGGCGGTTTGTCGTGGCTTCCTAGCATCAGGTTCTCCATCACTGAGAAGCCCATGATCAAGCCTCTCTTCTGTCGATCTTCGGGCACGTAGGAAGTTCCCAGCTCTATCCTTTTGCCCGGAGATGCCTCGGTGATGTCGATTTCGTCCATTAGTATTTTCCCTGCTATGGCTTTTCTGAGCCCAGCCAGTGTCTCAACCAGTTCGGTTTGTCCGTTGCCTTCGACTCCCGCGATTCCCAGGATTTCACATGCGTAAAC comes from the Candidatus Bathyarchaeia archaeon genome and includes:
- a CDS encoding nucleoside phosphorylase, translating into MMKKRIQPHIMCGVGDVEKYVLLPGDPKRVEKIATFFDEAHKVADYRGFVTYSGKVDGIGISACSTGIGCPSAAIVVEELTKIGAETLIRVGTTGSLQQNINMGDIVIATAAVRADGASKAFMPVEYPAVASFDVTSALIQAAGKFRRKVHAGIVLSSDAFYCDDSEATKQFVVGNVLSVEMESSVIFTLTGMKRLKSGSILAVDCNISKGIKKGEFEPGQKCGEHDDRVQKAIEDEIKITIEAVKLLDRHPLT
- a CDS encoding ABC transporter permease — encoded protein: MASLTDRKNKLNLQARRLFQRLLTELRANVPKLLPQMIAILLAFVVGAITLLLTGYNPLEAYAAMLVGAFGDTFGIGQTFTQATPIIFTALAFLFAYKCGLFNIGAEGQFLVGAFFAALIGISFNGLPFFIHIPLALIAGALGGAMWGFVPAVLKARLGAHEVITTMMLSYVALYITGYMVNYPFKAPGWVAQTILISPSAELPRILPPTQLSLSIVLAVLLAGATHYTLCRTTIGYEVRAIGLNPSAAESGGIRIKKGIILALIVSGAMAGLGGAGEVLGVHKRFIEGFSPGYGWDGLAVALVGGLNPAGIVLASVLFGALRSGGMTMTRTMHVPLDIVSILQALVILFVAAPMLIKYLLKRGGVKWLSS
- a CDS encoding ABC transporter permease, which gives rise to MVELIDLINVGLFAATLRMATPIAYGALGGIFSERAGVVNIGLEGMMLTGAFTGVAVSHFLGSPWLGVLAAILAGGLLGLLHGVITVKFAGDQIVSGTGINIFALGFTAYMSQIIWGSRGASDSVQGLPVISIPLLKDVPVIGAILGVHTPLVYLLLIITVVSYIVLFKTPLGLRIRAVGERPDAADTAGINVYKTKYLCLIISGMLAGLGGAFLSLGHLSLFAWGMTGGRGFIALAAMIFGKWMPFGAFGASVMFGFADALQMRLQALGLLPPQIILTIPYILTVAVLAGIVGKAVPPSNYKPYVKG